The Branchiostoma floridae strain S238N-H82 chromosome 10, Bfl_VNyyK, whole genome shotgun sequence genome has a segment encoding these proteins:
- the LOC118424320 gene encoding ORM1-like protein 3 isoform X1 encodes MDRTQPKGLPTRVPVGTMGDGGTTYSGVNPNAVWLNSRGIWLSYVIAVTILHLVLLSIPFLNVAQAWTLTNVVHNIGNYIFLHMLKGTPWETNWDQGKSRLLTHWEQIDFGEQFTTTRKFLFLAPVILFILASFYTKYDPLHFIINLSTMLLVLIPKLPQLHGVRIFGINKY; translated from the exons ATGGATCGTACGCAACCCAAAGGTTTGCCAACAAG AGTGCCAGTGGGCACCATGGGTGACGGAGGCACGACCTACAGCGGGGTGAACCCCAACGCGGTGTGGCTCAACAGCCGCGGCATCTGGCTCTCTTACGTCATCGCCGTGACGATCCTGCACCTCGTTTTGCTCAGCATTCCGTTCCTCAACGTGGCGCAGGCCTGGACGCTTACTAACGTCGTACACAACAtc GGTAACTACATATTCCTGCACATGCTGAAGGGGACTCCCTGGGAGACCAACTGGGACCAGGGCAAGTCCCGCCTCCTCACGCACTGGGAACAGATCGACTTCGGCGAGCAGTTCACAACTACCCGCAAGTTCCTGTTCCTGGCGCCTGTTATCTT ATTCATCCTTGCGAGTTTTTACACCAAGTACGACCCGCTGCACTTCATCATCAACCTGAGCACCATGCTCCTGGTGTTGATCCCAAAACTCCCTCAGCTTCACGGGGTCAGGATTTTTGGCATCAACAAGTACTGA
- the LOC118424320 gene encoding ORM1-like protein 3 isoform X2 — MGDGGTTYSGVNPNAVWLNSRGIWLSYVIAVTILHLVLLSIPFLNVAQAWTLTNVVHNIGNYIFLHMLKGTPWETNWDQGKSRLLTHWEQIDFGEQFTTTRKFLFLAPVILFILASFYTKYDPLHFIINLSTMLLVLIPKLPQLHGVRIFGINKY, encoded by the exons ATGGGTGACGGAGGCACGACCTACAGCGGGGTGAACCCCAACGCGGTGTGGCTCAACAGCCGCGGCATCTGGCTCTCTTACGTCATCGCCGTGACGATCCTGCACCTCGTTTTGCTCAGCATTCCGTTCCTCAACGTGGCGCAGGCCTGGACGCTTACTAACGTCGTACACAACAtc GGTAACTACATATTCCTGCACATGCTGAAGGGGACTCCCTGGGAGACCAACTGGGACCAGGGCAAGTCCCGCCTCCTCACGCACTGGGAACAGATCGACTTCGGCGAGCAGTTCACAACTACCCGCAAGTTCCTGTTCCTGGCGCCTGTTATCTT ATTCATCCTTGCGAGTTTTTACACCAAGTACGACCCGCTGCACTTCATCATCAACCTGAGCACCATGCTCCTGGTGTTGATCCCAAAACTCCCTCAGCTTCACGGGGTCAGGATTTTTGGCATCAACAAGTACTGA